The region CCCCGATCCCGTATTTTGACGGAAGGCTTGCAACCGGGAGCAACATACCACATTCCCGCATAATCAGTCTCCTTTTTCTGTATAACTCTGCAAGCAATGTACCAGGCGCAGGAGAACCTGCTTTCTTCATCCGGACAATGCTATAATGGTTAAATCCTCTGCAGCCTGGTGCAGGTTATATAACTTCCTAGCCCTTTACCGCTCCTGCGGCCACGCCCTTTATGATATATTTCTGACAGCTTAAATAAAAAACAATAATAGGGAAAATGGCCAAAACCAGCATCGCCATCATGGCTCCCATATCAATGGAGCCGTATCCGCCCTTTAAGTTCTGAATAACCATTGGTATTGTACCTTTTTCCTGCGGAAGAATCAAGCTTGGAAGTAAATAATCGTTCCAGATCCACATGGCATTTAAGATGGCAACCGTCACTGCCGTTGGCCGTAACATAGGAAACACCACATGAAAATAGGTCTGCATGGGAGAGCAGCCGTCAATCATCGCCGCCTCTTCGATCTCAAGGGGAATGGCCTTCACAAAACCGCAGAATAAAAATACCGCCTGCCCGGCTCCAAAGCCCAGGTAAAGAAGTACCAGGCCGTACATGGAGTTTAGGTATAAATCATTGGCTGTCTTTGACATGGTGAACATGACCATTTGAAATGGCACGATCATGGCAAAAACAAAAACATAGTATAATAGTCCGGTAAATGTGGATTTCACTCTGGTCAGATACCAGGCTGTCATGGATGTGAACAGGATGATCACCGCCACAGAAGCTACCGTAATAAACAGGGATCTGCCAAAGGCCGGAAATAACCCTGTTTTCCGGATGCCTTCCACATAATTGGCTACCCCCACATAAGTCCCTGCCTTTGGAAGCTGGAAGGGTGCATCGCTGATATACAGCTTGCTTTTAAAGGAATTTATGAATACCAGAACAATGGGGAATAAAAACGCAAGAGAGAGGGCGGTAAGCACGGCTGTGAGAATTGCTCCCGTGGTTTTTCCTACCTCCATTTGCTGGATTTCCATGGTTTTTCTCTTTCTGTTCATCAGTTTTCCACCTCCTTACGCCGTGTCAGGGAAAGCTGGGTCAGGGAAATGACCGCAACCATGAGAAAGAACACCGTGGCCTTTGCCTGACCAACCCCTTCCCAGCCCACTCTGCCGTAAAAGGTGCTGTAAATATCAAGGGCGAGCATGCTGGTCTGCCTTCCCGGCCCACCCGCCGTCAATGCCAGGTTCTGGTCAAACAGCTTAAAGGAATTTGTCAGGGTCAGAAACAGACAGATGGTAAAGGACGGCATCACCATGGGAATCATGATCCTCTTTAAGATTTGGAATCTGGTGGCCCCGTCGATCCTGGCGGCTTCAACCAGCTCTCCCGGTACATTCTGAAGACCTGCAATGTAAATAATCATCATATATCCGATGAGCTGCCAGTTCATCAGGATTACCAGACCCCAGAAGCCGTACTTGGCGCTGAAGGAAAGGGTAACTCCGAATTTTGCTAGGATCCCGTTTAACAGAAGCTGCCAGATATAACCAAGCACAATGCCGCCGATTAAGTTTGGCATGAAAAATACGGTCCGGAACAGGTTTGTTCCCTTGATCCCTCTTGTAAGGACATAGGCCAGCAGAAATCCCAGGGTATTAATGGACACCACGGATACAAGGGTGAACTTTACGGTAAATCCCAGGGCATTGATAAAATTCCGGTCCATAAATATTTTTTTATAATTTGAAATCCCCACCCAGGATGCATCCTTTACCGTAGTGAATTCTGTAAAGGATAAATAGATGCCTATGACAAACGGGTACAGAAATGCAATGGTAAATGCGGCCAGTGTGGGAAGTACGAATATTGGAAAGTACCGTTTCATTGACTTTTGCATAGCAGCTCTCCTTCTAAACTCTTTCTCTTTTTGGGCAAAAAATCTTCGATGAGCCTGGGCTGATCAGATTTTCTAGTATAAAAATGGGTGAGGCATCTCCCTCGCGCTCACCCATTTCCGTCTGAAACTATTTTAATTCTTTTATTTTGTCATGGCTTTCTCATTTGCCCAGTCGGCCTTCATATCATCTACAACGGCCTGCCAGTCTTTGCCTCCCTGTGCGTATTCAAGCAGGGATGCTCCAAAGTTATCCTTAAAAGTCTGGCTTGGGAAGGACGTAAAGTTCCAGGATACGGAGTATAAGTCCTTATTATTCATATACCGGTCTATTTCCTTTGCCAGTGGATCGGTTGGCTTTTCATCTGCTGTAAAGGTATCAAAGGGAGCGATAAAGCCCAGTTTGTTGGTGACATAATCCTTTCCTGTTTCGGAAGTAAAGAGCCACTCCAGGAAATCCAATGATGCCTTCTGGTCCTCTTCCTTTGCCTGGCTGTTGATGGAGAAGAAGTTTTCCGTTCCAATGCAAAGCCCCTGCTTTTCCTCACCGCTTACTCCGGTATAGATAGGAAGGAATTTGACATCCTCTTCCTTCACCGTGTTTCCGTCAACGCCGGACACCTGTCCCCAGCCCCAATTTCCGTTCTGTACCATAGCTACCTTACCCAGAGCAAATTCAGCCATGGAATCCTCAACGGTTTTAGCACCTACCATCTTGGGATCGGTACAGGAGTTGTTAATATATAAGTCAAAGATGTTCTTGTAATTGTCCGCATATTTAAAATCAAGGGCATCCTTATCGGATACGTTATCATCCTTATATTCATAGTAAACCGGAAGGTTTGCCAGATGAGTCTGCCATCTCCAATCCTCGCCTGGAGCAAAGGAAGTGGATGCAAATACGCCCTCAATTCCAAGGTCAGCCTTTCTTGCCTGCATATCCTCTGCAACGGCTTTGAGTACAGTAAAATTATTGATCTCATCCATGGATTTTGCCTTTGCGCCGTCAAGAGCAAAATACTTCTTCATGATAGCGTCATTATAAATAATACCATAGCCTTCCACTACGTAAGGAATGCCGTAGACTCCGTCCCCATCTTTCACAGCCAGATCTTTATCAACCAGATGTCCATAGATTGCAGTATCCTTTAAATCCTTGCAGTATTTTGCCCAGGCCTTATAACCGATGGGTCCGTTGATCTGAAACAGTGTGGGGGGTTCTTTTTTTGCAACTTCCGATTTTAAAGTCTGCTCATAGGTTCCTGCCGCTGCTGTCTGCACCTTCATCGGCACACCGGTCTCCTCGGTATACTTGCCTGCAAGCTCCACCCATGTGTCCGCCACCTCCGGCTTAAAATTCAGATAATAAATCTGCCCCTTGGCTTCTGCCGTATCATCTGCCTTTGCTGCAGTGGTTTCCGCTGCCTGTGTTTTCTCCCCTGCCCCAGTTGTTTCCGGGGCCTTATTGGAAGAACAGCCCGCAAGTGTCCCGGCTGCCATAGCCGCAGCCAGAGTAAGTACTGCCAGTTTCCTTAGTTTCATAATATCCTCCTTCCGTGCATGTGCACATTCCGGTTGATGGATGGTCCACTCAACCCCCAATTTTTCCCTGTATGGCTTTCATACAGAAGCTTGCTGCGCCCCTTATTTCCGGGCTTTTTTTCCTGGTCAATGGATTTCTTTGGTTTGGTAACGGTATCGGTAACGTTTCCAATGACCTTATGGCTATAAGATATCACAATGCACAAAAAAATGCAATAGATTTTACCAATCTTTCTTTTTTCGTTAATACAGTGTATTTTTATTGTTCTTTTTGTGCACTTTTCACAATTTTACCTCTCATATCGGTAGTCCCCATCAAATCCAGGCCTAACGTCCGATTTTTTCCATAGTCAGATTTTTGTAAACAAAACCTAGGAAATTTGACCCGGAAAGTTAAGAGAAAAGAAATACAAAATCTTCCATTTTCCTGTAGAATGAAAGGGAAAGAAAAACATCTTTCCACTTTGAAAAGGAGGATTTATTATGAGAAAAATGAATAAGCCACTGGCAGCCATTCTAGCAGCCGCAGCAGTACTTTCCATGACCGCTTGTGCCCAGACAGGGACCGCTTCTGTTCCCGGGACCAATGTGACTACAGTCAGCACAAAGGACACCAATACCATACAGGTAAGCAGCACAGAAGGAATTAAAGTTGTTCCTGATATGGCTCAGATCAATTATGCAGTGCTCACCCAGTCCGGTGACCCCAAATCCTGCCAGGAGAAAAACAGCGCAGATACCAACAATGTCATTTCCTTTTTAAAGAATTCCGGCATTGATGAAAAATCCATTCAGACCTCCAGCTATGGCCTTGAGCCGATGTATGACTGGAACAATACGGGCCAGCAGATCACCGGATATCAGATGCGCACAAGCATCACCTTATCTGACCTTCCCTTAGATCAGGTAAGCTCCCTGCTTTCTTCCAGCATAGATGCAGGCATCAACTCCATTGACAGCGTAAACTACCTTTCCAGCAAATACGATGAAACCTACAGGGAAGCTCTGAAAAAGGCAGTGGATGCGGCCAAAGTCAAAGCAGAGGCGATTGCCTCCGCCAGCGGTGTCACTCTGGATGGGATCGCTCATATTGAAGAGATGAACACCTATCCCAATATCAGGTACTCCTCCTCTGTGGCAAAGGAAGATGCTGCTGCAGGTGCCAAATCCGTAGTTGTGGAGCCAGGCCAGATCGGCGTGGAAGCACAGGTGACCGTTACCTACCGGGTAAAGTAAAATTTAATCCCGGTCTGTGGGGGCTGCCCCAGAATTCGTACCAGAGTAATTTAAAAAATGAGCCTTGAATTGGCACCAGGACCAATTCAAGGCTCATTTTTATCTGGGATTGCTGTATTCTTCTATCGTTTCCTAAGAATTTTCTTAAAAATCTGATCATCTTAGGACGTGATTTCTGTATTAAGAACGTCGGTCCTCCACCTGAACCTCCATCCGGCTGATGGGAATCTCAATTCCTGCCGCTTCAAACTCCAGCTTAACCCTTTCTAAGATTTCCCACCTCACCGGCCAGTAATCATCTATGGAGGTCCAGCCACGGCCGCCGATGGTAACGGAATTTTCCGTTAAGTCACTGACGAAAACATCTATGGGTTCTTCTTTAAGGACCTTCTCCTGACTGTGGAAAATTCGTCCCATGATTTCCTTTGCTTTTTTCAGATCCGAATGGTACCCGATCCCCACCAGAACATCCAGCCGTCTCTTATCCATTGCGGTCACGTTGGTGAGAGGGGAATTAGAAAGGGTTCCGTTGGGAATGACCACCTGCTTATTGTCGCCTGTGTTCAAAACCGTGTACACAAGTCCGATGGAGCGGACCGTACCTTCCCCATCCTTTGATACAATATAATCTCCCACCCGGAAAGGCTTCATAAGAAGGATCAGCACCCCGCCGGCAAAATTAGCAAGGCTTCCCTGAACTGCCAGACCCACGGCAATACTGGCAGATCCCAGAAGGGCTACAATGGAAGCCGAATTCACGCCGATTTGCCCGGCTATCATGAAAGCCAGCAGACAGTACATGGCGGCATTTAACACAGACAGAAGGAACTTTCTTAAGCTGACCTCCATATCTACCCTCTTAAAGGAGCGGTTCAGCATATGATAGATGAGCTTAATGATCCTGGAACCTATGAAAAAAATCACCAGTGCGATCAAAAGCTTTATTCCGAATGCAATCACTTCGGGAGCCCAGCTCCTTAAGGTTTCCATCACTGCATTGTTTCTAAGCTGGTCTAAGTTTTCCTGTACCTCCTGCTGAAGCTCCCCCAAAGTCTCCTCCGGCAGTACATTGGAACCTATATGAAATATCATTTAAAAACCTCCTGATCCATTATCATTTTTACGCCTGATCTTTACTTTCGCCTTTCGCTTTTTTCTTATATGCAGACTTTCCGGCCTTTTTCCCTGCGATTAAGGCGCTCTTTTTCTCAGGGGTACAGGCAAAGACTAAAACGCTTAAGGGGGCAAGGGTGATTTCTATGGAATCAGGCCTTTCGTCCGCCTCTTTTTTCTTAGAAGTCTTTACCCGGGGATTCACGCGGCCCTCCCCGCCGAAGGCCTGATGGTCGCTGTTTAAGATTTCCTTATACTTTCCTTCAAAGGGAACTCCTACCGGGTATTTCTCATGGAGCACAGTATCGAAGTTACAGAGGATGAGAAGGGTTTCTTCCTTTTTCTTTGTTTTTCTTAAAAAGCCTGTGATACTGTCCTTGGAATCCGTACACTCCACCCATTCAAATCCCTCCGGATCATAATCCATCTGATACAGGGCCGGCTGGCTCATATACAGATGGTTTAAGGCCTTTACGAATTCCTTTGTCCGTTTATGAACCGGTTCGGCAAGGATCTCCCAGTCAAGGCTTTTGTTTTCATCCCATTCGCTGACCTGAGCAAAATCCTGTCCCATGAACAGAAGCTTTTTACCGGGATGCCCCATCATGAAGCCATAGGCCGCCCGTAAATTGGACGCCTTTGCTTCCAGGGTATCCCCCGGCATTTTGCCGATCATGGAGCCTTTCCCATGAACCACCTCGTCATGGGAGAATACAAGAATGAAATCTTCACTGTAAGCGTAAAGCATGCTGAAGGTCATCTCTCCATAGTGATGCTTGCGAAAATAAGGGTCGCACTGCATGTAGCCGGTAAAGTCATTCATCCAGCCCATGTTCCATTTATAATCAAAACCAAGGCCATCGTCCTTAACACCAGCCGTGATCCTGGGCCATGCCGTAGATTCCTCCGCAATGAGAACCGCCCCGTCCTTTCTGCTCTTAAATATGGAGTTTAAGTGCTTTAAGAACTCCACGGCTTCCAGGTTCTCATGACCGCCGTAAATATTGGGAATCCATTCTCCAGGTTCTTTTCCGTAATCCAAATACAGCATGGAAGCCACCGCATCCATGCGGATTCCGTCGGCATGATACTTTTCCACCCAAAACAGGGCATTGGCAATGAGAAAATTGCTGACTCCCGGTCTGCCGTAATTATAAATCAAAGTGCCCCAATGAGGATGGGCTCCCTGTCTTGGGTCTTTATGCTCATAAACGCAGGTCCCGTCAAAGCCCGCCAGTCCAAAGCTGTCTCTGGGGAAATGAGCCGGAACCCAGTCTAAGATTACGCCGATTTCCTGCTTATGCATGTAATCCATAAAATACATAAAATCATCAGGCGTTCCATAGCGGCTGGTAGGTGCATAATAACCGGTCACCTGATATCCCCAGGAAGCATCCAGGGGATGCTCCATAATGGGAAGGAGCTCCACATGGGTGTAGCCCATATCCTTCACGTATTCCGCCAGCTTTCCTGCCAACTCACGGTAATTATAGAATTCAGAGCCAACGACCTGGCTACCGTCATCATCAAGCGTTGCTTCCTTCCGAAGCCAGGAGCCTAAGTGAACCTCATAAATGGACATAGGCCTTTGCTTGGTATCAATTCCTGCCCGTTTTTTCATCCATTCCTGGTCACTCCATGAATACCGGTTAATGTCCCAGATCACGGAAGCAGTATCAGGTCGCAGCTCGCTGTAATTGCCATAAGGATCACTTTTTAGCTGAGGCTTCCCGTTTTTATGCTTCAGCTCATACTTATAAATCATCCCTGCCCTTAAGCCGGGAATAAACAATTCAAAAATACCGGAATCCCCCAGCCTCCTCATCTGGTGACGCCTGCCATCCCACAGGTTAAAATCCCCTACCACGCTGACACGCATGGCACATGGTGCCCACACGGAAAAATATACCCCTTCCGCATCGCCGGCAGTCATAGGGTGCGCCCCCATTTTTTCGTAGATACTGTAGTGAATTCCGGATTCAAACTTTTTAAGATCTCCTTCTGTGTAGAAGGGTGGATAGGAATAGGGATCCAGACATTCCTCTGACGTCCCATTGTCATAAGTGATCAGCAGAATATAGGCTGCTGCTGTTTTCCTCGGTATGAGAGCCGCAAAAAATCCAGCTTCATCCGCAAGCTCCATAGGGTATTCCTTACCGCTTTCCTTAAACCGGACAATCACCGATTCTGCCGTAGGAATAAATGCCTGGATAAGCAGTCCCTGCTCTGTGATATGGGGTCCCAGAATGTTGTGGGGATTCGCTGCTTCTGAATATACAATTTCCTCAATGCCGGCCCAATCCATTAAATCATACAATTTTCCATCCATACATAACCCTCCTGCTCCCTCTTTATGAAAATATTTTATCACTCAGGCATGTAATTTTCAAGAGTTTGCCGGGAATTGAAGGTCATTTGGACCTAGCGTAAGCCAGCATTAAATCAACCATCCTGCCATAGCTGTTGACCCCATCGGACTGGCTGTTAAGCTTTAAATAAGTATCATTCATCCGGTTGGATACCTCGGCAGTTTTCCCCTCGTATTTCCCCCAGAATTCATTGTTGTGCCTTAAATCCTCCCATGCCTTTTCACTAAGCTGCCCGCAGATTTCCCAATAAGCTTCCTGATCCGCTTTTGCCAGGGCATTGGTGGCATAGATCCAGCCGGTGAGATATCCGCTGTAGCGGAACCCTTCATTATCAGAGCCAATGCATGCCAGATAACCAATGAAATTAGCCTCATCCTCCCTCATGAATCCTCTTAAGTGAGACAGCTCATGGCATACGGTATGGGGAATGTTGTAATCCGGCATGGACCGGTTATAAGTGGCCTCCACCGTAAAAGGGGAATACTGTCCGCAAAGCTGCTGGACCGAAAAGAAGTAAGACCAAATGAGAGGCTTTGGCTGCGGGTAATAGCCTGCCAGCTCCGGATAAATCTCACCCAGCCCCTTCATGGCCTTCACGCTTTCCTTTCCCAGGCTTTTTCTGTCCGTTTCCCGAAGGATTCCTTCTCCGCACAACTGGTTAACGTCAGCCGTTAGCTGCTGGCAGAGGCTTTTTAACTCATCAAGGGAAGACTTCCTCACCTCCAGCCCGGAATAGCTGGAAAAGGGGTTCCGGTAATAGTTGATCCCGCAGTTAACCGTGAACAGCAAAAAAAGGCCGGTAACAAGAAACACGGCTCTTATAAGAATCCTCTTTCCTTCCCTGTGGTGGATAAACACGTAACAGACGGCATATAAAACAAACAGAAAAGCGGCTGCTTCCACAAGCGCAAAGGAAAAAATCCCTGTCCCCCTTCCCATGCTACCCACCATGACCCGGTAAACCCGTCTGGCATACCAGTCCCCGAATCCCGGAACCTTTCTTGCTAATATCTGAAGCAGCAATGAAACTGCAAACATAATCCCAGAAGCTGCTAAAAGACTTCTGTCAATATTCCGGCTTCTCCCTCCCATGTTCCGGCTCCCCCTGGTGTATTTTTATGATCTGAATTCATAATACCATGGGTTTATGGACAATCCGTAGAGTATTTGTGAATATTTTCTTACCATTTTGTAAAACCCCTTGCGTTATATATCAATCTCATTTAAACTTTGTAAAGGAACCATCAGGAAGAAAGCACCTTGGGGGGATCCCGTTATGTCCGGAAGACGTGGACAAAATTAAGGAAGCACCCTGCGGGTATCCCGTTATGTCCGGAAAACGTGGACAAAATTAAGGAAAAGAAGTGAAATCATATGAAAAGAGACGACAACATGCCAAAGGAACGGGAATCGTTTAACTGGAGAGAAGAAATCATCAGTTGGATCAAGATCATCATTACTGCCGCTGTCATTGCATTTTTGCTCAATAATTTCATCATTGCCAACAGCAGAGTGCCAAGCGGGTCTATGGAACAGACCATTATGACAGGGGACCGGGTCATCGGCTCCAGGCTTTCCTATTATTTTGGCGATCCTGAGCGGGGAGATATAGTCATTTTTCATTTCCCTGATGATCCCACCGGAAAGACCTATTACGTCAAACGGGTCATCGGCCTTCCCGGCGACGTCATCGATATCCGGAACGGAAAGGTTTACTTGAACAATTCTGAAACGCCTCTACAAGAGCCTTATCTTCCGGAGGCAATGGATCCGGAACCTGACGCTCATTACGAAGTGCCGGAAAACTGTTACTTCATGCTTGGAGACAACCGGAATTTTTCCGCAGACGCAAGAAGATGGAAGCACAAATATGTGGAAAAAGACAAAATCATCGCAAAAGTCCTGTTCCGCTATTTCCCTTCCGTTAAAAAAATTGAATAATTGAAAAACGCAGGCCAGGAGCCATACTCCCTGCCTGCGTTTTTATATATCCTCTTACCACTGGTAATATTTGACCAGAGCCTGTGTTCCCTCGTCCCCATGGCCGGAGGCAGCCATGGACTCATACATGGAAAGCACGTGATCCAGCACGCCAAGGCATATCCCTGCGTCTTTAGCCTCTCCTTGTGCAAGCTTCATGTCCTTGATAAAATGCTTGATGAAAAATCCGGGAGCAAAATCTCCGGAAAGGATCCTGGGAGCCATAGCGTTTAACTGGGTACTTCCTGCTGCGCCGGTGGCAATGGAATCCACCATGACCCCAACGTCAAGCCCGTTGGCTTTTGCATAAACCATTGCTTCACATACCCCGGAAATGGCTCCTGCAATGGCTATCTGATTGCACATCTTGGTATGCTGGCCATTGCCGGCTTTCCCTTCATACTGAATGGACTTTCCCATTGCCTCAAAAACGGGAAGGCAACGATCAAAGGCCTCCCGTTCTCCTCCTGCCAGTATGGTAAGGGTCCCTTCCCTTGCCCCGGTATCTCCGCCTGTCACAGGGGCATCCAATGCCGTCAGCCCGGACTTCCCGGCCTCTTGGCTGATCCGCACCGCAAGCTTTGGACTGGTGGTTGTCATGTCAATCAGGCAGGTTCCAGGGTCAGCGTTTGCGATGATTCCATTTTCTCCGAAGTACACCTCTTCCACATCTTCCGGATACCCTACGATGGTGATGACCGCATCCCTGCCTTTGGAGCAGGCCCTTACATCCTCACACCATATGGCTCCCTCTGAAATAACATCCTCTGCCTTGCTTCTTGTTCTGGTATATACTGCCACCTCAAAGCCGGCCTTCATTAAATTGCGTACCATGGATTTTCCCATAATCCCAATACCGATAAATCCGATCTTTTTCATATGTTTTACCCCTTCCCCCAATTTTTACGATCTATTTTCAATATCCATTACCATATCTACCCGGCGCTGGTGTCTTCCGCCTTCGTATTTTGCATCCAGCCATTCTTCTGTGATCATCTTTGCCATTTCCAGGCCAATGACCCTGGCACCAAAGCAAAGAACATTGGAATCATTGTGCATTCTGGAAAGCTTTGCCGTGTAAGGCTCGCTGCACACACATGCCCGGATTCCACGGACCTTGTTGCAGGCAAGGGAGATTCCCACTCCTGTCCCGCAGACAGCGATTCCCAGATCAGCTTCCCCGTCCACAACGGCGCGCCCAACTCTTTCCCCATATTCCGGATAATCACAGCTCTCCGTGGAATTGGTTCCAAAGTCGATTACCTCATATCCCTTGCTCTCTAAAAATTCCTTGATATAATTCTTCATTTCTATGGCCGTATGGTCATTTCCCATTGCAATCTTCATTGTTGTTCTCCTGTCATTTTGTCGTTGCCTGCCGAACATGAAAACATGCAATGCAGGCATATTCCTGGGGTTTAATGCTTGTGCAAAATATATCCGGCATTTAACATATCATAAATGCCGGATTTTATCAAGTTTCTGAACCTTCCCTGCCGTTCCTTGCCCCCTGGCTGCCGTAAAATTCCAGAATCTTATCCATTCTGGAAGCCATATTGGCAAGGAGTAAATCTGCGGTAGTGAGGGCCGCCATGGCTTCCACCACCACCACTGCACGGGGAACCACAATAGGGTCATGGCGGCCCTTGATCCGGATCTCTGTTTCCTCTCCCCGGCGGGTTACGGTTTTCTGAGGCTGAGCCACAGACGGTGTTGGTTTAAATGCGGCACGAAGGACTACCTGGGAACCATCGCTGATTCCTCCAAGAATCCCTCCTGCATGGTTGGCGGTCTTTTCCACGCTCTTATGGATTCCTTTGCAAAAACCGTCGTTGTTCTGGGAGCCCAGAGCGCGGGCGGCCATAAAGCCATCCCCGATTTCAAAGCCTTTGACTGCCCCGATAGACAGGACCGCCTTTGCAAGAGCCGCATCGTATTTATCAAATACCGGGTCTCCGATGCCGGCCGGTACTCCGTCAATGATACATTCCACCACACCTCCCACAGAGTCCAGTTTCTCCATCATCTCTTCTAAGTATTCTTCAGCCAGAGCAGCCGTTTCCTGATCCGGCATGAAAAGGCGGTTTTTCTCACGCTCTTTGATATTAAAATGCTCCTGCTTTGCCTCATAGGGACCAACGGATCTGGTGTAAGCGGTTACGGTAATCCCCAGGCTTTTTAAAAAGCAGGCGGCGACAGCACCGGCTGCCACTCTTCCGATGGTCTCCCTTCCGGAGGAACGGCCGCCGCCCCGGTAATCCCTGATCCCGTACTTTTCATCAAAGGTAAAATCTGCATGGCCCGGACGATAGACCTCCATGATATTTCCGTAATCATGGGAACGCTGGTCCGTGTTCCATACGACCATGGAAATGGGAGTTCCTGTTGTCATCCCCTCAAATACCCCGGACAGGATCTCCACCTGATCGGCTTCCTGTCGCTTAGTCGTAAATTTGCTCTGCCCCGGCTTTCTCCTGTCCAGATATACCTGAATATCCGCCTCCTCCAGTTTCAGCCCCGCCGGACAGCCGTCTACTACTACGCCGATGGCCTTTCCGTGAGATTCCCCCCAGGTTGTCACCTTCCATATAGTTCCCAGTGTTGAGCCTGCCATGTATGTTTCTCCTTTCCTGTCGCCTCCCTCACTTACCGGGCAGAGCCCGCCTCGCATACCCGGGTGTAAGGGCATATCTGCAAGGTATTTACTTTCCTACTTTCACGATCACGCAGCTGTTGGGCTCATTGACCCTGATTTCCTTGCCGTTCATCACAAGCAGCCC is a window of [Clostridium] saccharolyticum WM1 DNA encoding:
- a CDS encoding NAD(P)-dependent oxidoreductase; this encodes MKKIGFIGIGIMGKSMVRNLMKAGFEVAVYTRTRSKAEDVISEGAIWCEDVRACSKGRDAVITIVGYPEDVEEVYFGENGIIANADPGTCLIDMTTTSPKLAVRISQEAGKSGLTALDAPVTGGDTGAREGTLTILAGGEREAFDRCLPVFEAMGKSIQYEGKAGNGQHTKMCNQIAIAGAISGVCEAMVYAKANGLDVGVMVDSIATGAAGSTQLNAMAPRILSGDFAPGFFIKHFIKDMKLAQGEAKDAGICLGVLDHVLSMYESMAASGHGDEGTQALVKYYQW
- the rpiB gene encoding ribose 5-phosphate isomerase B, translated to MKIAMGNDHTAIEMKNYIKEFLESKGYEVIDFGTNSTESCDYPEYGERVGRAVVDGEADLGIAVCGTGVGISLACNKVRGIRACVCSEPYTAKLSRMHNDSNVLCFGARVIGLEMAKMITEEWLDAKYEGGRHQRRVDMVMDIENRS
- the lepB gene encoding signal peptidase I, yielding MKRDDNMPKERESFNWREEIISWIKIIITAAVIAFLLNNFIIANSRVPSGSMEQTIMTGDRVIGSRLSYYFGDPERGDIVIFHFPDDPTGKTYYVKRVIGLPGDVIDIRNGKVYLNNSETPLQEPYLPEAMDPEPDAHYEVPENCYFMLGDNRNFSADARRWKHKYVEKDKIIAKVLFRYFPSVKKIE
- the aroC gene encoding chorismate synthase encodes the protein MAGSTLGTIWKVTTWGESHGKAIGVVVDGCPAGLKLEEADIQVYLDRRKPGQSKFTTKRQEADQVEILSGVFEGMTTGTPISMVVWNTDQRSHDYGNIMEVYRPGHADFTFDEKYGIRDYRGGGRSSGRETIGRVAAGAVAACFLKSLGITVTAYTRSVGPYEAKQEHFNIKEREKNRLFMPDQETAALAEEYLEEMMEKLDSVGGVVECIIDGVPAGIGDPVFDKYDAALAKAVLSIGAVKGFEIGDGFMAARALGSQNNDGFCKGIHKSVEKTANHAGGILGGISDGSQVVLRAAFKPTPSVAQPQKTVTRRGEETEIRIKGRHDPIVVPRAVVVVEAMAALTTADLLLANMASRMDKILEFYGSQGARNGREGSET